In Chloroflexota bacterium, one DNA window encodes the following:
- a CDS encoding glycosyltransferase, producing MARPSYPRHRVIARGLRQLGVDVVECFVSHRLSGYQLRSALWTEFAKLNGKFDALLVAEFNHAVLPQAWYLARKHKLPLVYDFLISLYDSIASDRMQASPLSPRSLMMWGLDWLATRLPARILVDTSAHCDFYAQAFRANPAKFVVVPLGFEDDIFTLAPPRLPDDKFRILFYSTFIPSHGADVIARAASIVTSADPTIHFTLLGAGQTLQETKNLIKTLQIGNVNFMPPVSAAELPALIGGADITLGVFGNNEKANRAIPNKLYQGLAVGRAAITANTAPAREFFSSGQHVLMCEPGSPESLAESILLLRHNSELRARLAKQGHRHAVENYSPVPIARRVLGALEAL from the coding sequence ATGGCCCGCCCCAGCTACCCGCGCCACCGCGTGATTGCGAGAGGTTTGAGGCAGTTGGGCGTGGATGTTGTGGAGTGTTTCGTCTCGCACCGCCTGAGCGGCTATCAACTCAGATCGGCGCTGTGGACCGAATTTGCCAAACTCAATGGCAAGTTTGACGCTCTGCTGGTTGCCGAGTTCAATCACGCTGTTCTGCCTCAGGCCTGGTATCTGGCCCGTAAACACAAGCTTCCACTTGTTTACGATTTTTTGATCTCGCTCTATGACTCTATTGCCAGTGATCGGATGCAGGCCTCGCCGTTGTCGCCCCGCTCGCTGATGATGTGGGGGCTGGACTGGCTGGCGACTCGCCTGCCAGCCAGGATTTTGGTGGACACGTCGGCTCATTGCGACTTTTACGCGCAAGCGTTTCGCGCCAACCCGGCCAAGTTTGTCGTTGTGCCGCTCGGCTTTGAAGACGACATCTTTACTCTTGCCCCGCCCCGCCTTCCCGACGACAAATTCCGTATTCTCTTTTACAGCACCTTCATTCCTTCGCATGGCGCGGATGTGATCGCCCGCGCCGCCTCGATAGTCACATCCGCCGACCCGACGATTCACTTCACGCTCCTCGGAGCCGGCCAGACTTTGCAAGAAACTAAAAACCTGATCAAGACGCTCCAGATCGGCAATGTGAATTTTATGCCGCCCGTCAGCGCCGCCGAACTTCCGGCGCTGATTGGCGGCGCCGATATAACCCTGGGTGTGTTTGGCAATAACGAGAAAGCCAATCGCGCCATCCCCAACAAACTCTATCAAGGGCTGGCCGTTGGCCGGGCGGCGATCACGGCAAACACAGCCCCGGCCCGCGAATTTTTTTCATCGGGCCAGCATGTGCTGATGTGCGAGCCTGGCTCGCCCGAATCGCTGGCTGAATCGATTCTCCTTTTGAGGCATAACTCAGAATTACGCGCCCGGTTGGCCAAGCAGGGACACCGCCACGCGGTTGAAAACTATTCGCCCGTCCCGATCGCCCGGCGGGTGCTCGGCGCGCTGGAAGCATTATGA
- a CDS encoding glycosyltransferase family 4 protein, with protein sequence MKLAFIANARIPSERANAMQTAQMCAAFASAGADVTLYYPDRRNTFAAVDLYEYYGVPRNFQTRRVPCIDWIAPNNQRHPLEQLIFMVQTFTFGAALLVSLWRSPADIYYSRDPFVLALLAFGLPQARRQMLFEAHTLPMSSLGRLFRRRVLNRVRGTVAISHSLGRLYVALGLPEASVITAPDGVELSRFSKALTKAEARARLGLPLKQKLVVYTGGLYQGRGLEELIVAIKTVEAVLVIVGGQDRQSVTRLKNYAAQAGVTNVRFEGHRPPAEVPLYLAAGDVLAMPYSRRTVAPGGVTTDWMSPLKMFEYMAASRPIVASDLPALREVLRDGENAVLVEPDNVVALADGLRCLLSEASLAQRLAAQAWCDVEAYTWDARAKTILDFVMRAHD encoded by the coding sequence ATGAAGCTGGCCTTCATCGCCAACGCCCGCATCCCGTCCGAGCGGGCTAATGCCATGCAAACGGCTCAGATGTGCGCCGCCTTTGCCTCCGCCGGGGCGGACGTGACGCTTTATTATCCTGACCGCCGCAACACATTTGCCGCAGTTGATCTGTATGAATATTATGGCGTGCCCCGCAACTTTCAGACACGCCGGGTTCCTTGCATAGATTGGATCGCTCCCAACAACCAGCGACATCCGCTCGAGCAGCTCATTTTCATGGTACAAACATTCACCTTTGGGGCGGCATTGCTGGTTAGCCTGTGGCGCTCACCTGCCGACATCTACTATTCTCGTGATCCATTCGTGCTGGCATTGTTGGCGTTCGGTCTGCCACAAGCGCGCCGGCAAATGCTCTTTGAAGCGCATACTTTGCCCATGTCGTCATTGGGTCGTTTATTCCGGCGACGGGTATTGAATCGGGTGAGGGGAACAGTGGCGATTAGCCATTCGTTAGGCAGGTTGTATGTTGCGCTGGGTTTGCCGGAGGCGTCGGTCATCACTGCTCCCGACGGCGTCGAACTGTCGCGTTTTTCAAAGGCGCTCACTAAAGCGGAGGCTCGCGCCCGGCTTGGCTTGCCTTTGAAACAAAAACTGGTGGTTTATACAGGCGGCCTGTACCAGGGGCGCGGGCTGGAAGAATTGATCGTCGCCATTAAGACAGTGGAGGCAGTGCTGGTGATCGTCGGCGGGCAGGATCGGCAGTCCGTCACGCGGTTGAAAAACTACGCGGCCCAGGCAGGTGTAACCAACGTCCGATTCGAGGGCCACCGGCCACCCGCCGAAGTGCCGCTTTATCTAGCGGCGGGAGATGTGCTGGCGATGCCCTATTCTCGCCGCACGGTTGCCCCCGGCGGGGTGACGACGGATTGGATGTCGCCGCTTAAGATGTTCGAGTACATGGCCGCCTCCCGGCCCATCGTCGCCAGCGACCTGCCCGCTTTGCGCGAAGTGTTGCGCGACGGCGAGAATGCGGTTCTAGTCGAGCCAGACAATGTCGTTGCGTTGGCGGACGGCTTGCGCTGTTTGTTGAGTGAGGCCTCACTGGCACAGCGTCTGGCCGCCCAGGCCTGGTGCGACGTTGAGGCTTATACTTGGGATGCGCGGGCGAAGACAATTTTAGATTTTGTGATGAGAGCGCATGACTAG
- a CDS encoding oligosaccharide flippase family protein — MTRNLRARLSNWVGDNALKRLIKNASFLFGAEALVTLISAVQFPLVTRWLGAENYGALGIVISSVALVGQLLSFRLWETVIKYFTKYLMVNDEGRALAILKLCLFIDFSMSAIIFAVISLAAGWLAALVVKRPDGADLIRLQAFHALVLVSMSVWMALLRVFDRFKFISAYNVVSAIALFALSVIMLALGGGVAGMIIAATLTNLGQTLILTFLAGRELKSRFRRHWFTADLRSLREDWHDIWVMLFSMNIDTLRKIAMNNADLVVLGWFTTPAQAGVYRLAKQLASYFGRLTNPVYDTLFPEVAKLYTTEGPARVRAMVTRLTRGIAIGLAGSFIGAYLFSGWLVPVIFGSEYIPAIPLFYIILLTNILAIMLWAPSVLLSAGRAKQLTAINTISSLVMLTLLLVLTWRWGSVGTAIALVSFHVTWLSLTYPATRKALAG; from the coding sequence ATGACTAGAAACCTGCGTGCCCGCCTGAGCAACTGGGTTGGCGATAACGCGCTCAAGCGGCTGATCAAAAACGCATCGTTTCTGTTCGGCGCTGAAGCGCTGGTGACGTTGATCAGCGCCGTGCAGTTCCCGCTCGTCACTCGCTGGCTGGGCGCTGAAAACTATGGTGCGCTGGGCATCGTCATCAGTTCGGTGGCTCTGGTCGGGCAATTGCTCTCGTTCAGGTTGTGGGAGACCGTCATCAAATACTTCACGAAATATTTGATGGTGAATGACGAAGGACGCGCGCTGGCGATCCTCAAGCTGTGCCTTTTCATAGACTTCTCCATGAGCGCCATCATCTTTGCTGTTATCAGCCTCGCGGCGGGCTGGCTGGCCGCGTTGGTGGTCAAACGACCTGACGGCGCTGATCTGATCCGCCTGCAAGCGTTTCATGCCCTGGTTCTGGTGAGCATGAGCGTGTGGATGGCGCTCCTGCGAGTGTTTGACCGTTTCAAATTTATTTCCGCCTACAACGTTGTGTCGGCCATTGCCCTGTTCGCGCTGTCGGTGATCATGCTGGCGCTCGGAGGCGGGGTGGCCGGGATGATCATCGCGGCGACGCTGACCAATTTGGGCCAAACGCTGATCCTGACTTTCCTGGCTGGCCGTGAACTCAAATCCAGGTTCCGCCGCCACTGGTTCACGGCAGACTTGCGCTCTCTGCGCGAAGACTGGCACGATATTTGGGTCATGCTCTTCAGTATGAACATTGACACCTTGCGAAAGATCGCAATGAACAACGCCGATCTCGTGGTGCTGGGCTGGTTTACCACCCCGGCTCAGGCCGGCGTTTACCGGTTGGCGAAACAACTGGCCTCTTATTTTGGCCGCCTCACTAATCCGGTTTACGACACACTTTTCCCTGAGGTGGCAAAACTTTACACGACCGAAGGCCCGGCGCGAGTAAGAGCGATGGTGACTCGCCTGACGCGAGGGATCGCGATCGGGCTGGCCGGTTCATTTATCGGCGCCTATCTGTTCTCAGGGTGGCTGGTTCCCGTCATTTTTGGCTCGGAATACATTCCGGCGATTCCGTTGTTCTACATCATTTTGTTGACGAACATTTTGGCCATTATGCTGTGGGCGCCCAGCGTTCTGCTCTCGGCTGGCCGGGCCAAACAACTCACCGCCATCAACACCATCAGCTCGCTCGTCATGTTGACGCTCCTGCTGGTGCTCACCTGGCGGTGGGGCAGTGTCGGCACGGCCATTGCCCTGGTGAGCTTTCACGTCACCTGGCTCAGCCTGACTTATCCGGCGACCCGGAAGGCTCTGGCGGGATGA
- a CDS encoding class I SAM-dependent methyltransferase produces the protein MMLLRPILSRLETKVGKHVIRREVEAFANNRQTLDLGCGRSPNAGAFPNRVGMDIEPGRGVHVIADAHYLPFAANSFQQIVCSEVLEHLADPAQAAREMGRVVNDGGQLFLTTPFVYPVHEAPYDYQRFTVYGLTRLFDLAGFQIRQIKPLFDEEQTLAILIQRIAFQRQDSRLRHYFYLLLAHLIYGLAAEAKGQRYQHVNRRVAGPFMTAGYLLVAQKTGNGEH, from the coding sequence ATGATGCTGTTAAGACCCATCCTCAGCCGCCTCGAAACCAAAGTGGGCAAGCACGTCATCCGCCGCGAGGTCGAGGCTTTTGCCAACAACCGGCAGACACTCGACCTGGGCTGTGGCCGCTCCCCCAACGCCGGCGCTTTCCCCAACCGAGTCGGCATGGACATTGAACCGGGGCGGGGCGTCCACGTCATCGCCGATGCTCATTATCTTCCGTTCGCCGCTAATAGCTTTCAGCAAATCGTCTGCTCGGAAGTGCTGGAGCATCTCGCCGACCCGGCGCAGGCGGCGCGAGAGATGGGGCGGGTGGTGAATGACGGCGGGCAGTTGTTTCTTACCACGCCGTTCGTCTACCCGGTGCATGAAGCGCCTTACGATTATCAACGCTTCACTGTTTACGGCCTGACCCGGTTGTTCGACCTGGCCGGGTTTCAAATTCGTCAAATCAAGCCGCTCTTCGACGAAGAACAAACGCTGGCGATTTTGATTCAGCGGATCGCGTTTCAACGGCAGGACTCGCGACTGCGACATTACTTCTACTTGCTGTTGGCTCACCTGATCTACGGTTTAGCCGCCGAGGCCAAGGGGCAACGTTATCAACATGTCAATCGCCGGGTGGCCGGCCCGTTCATGACTGCCGGATATTTGCTGGTGGCGCAGAAAACGGGCAACGGGGAGCATTGA
- the asnB gene encoding asparagine synthase (glutamine-hydrolyzing), with the protein MCGICGLWQRNTPVDETTLRAMSDRQAHRGPDDWGVYCNADRRLGFGFRRLAIIDLSPSGHQPMSNEDGSLWIVFNGEIYNHPTLRQELVRAGHEFRSTSDTEVILHGYEEWGEGLLQRLRGMFAFTIWNESNQSLFIARDRLGIKPLHYYWDGERFAFASEIKSLLTLPNLKTDLDHSALWDYFTYLYIPTPKTVYKFIRKLPPAHFLKFNGHEPEIKEYWDVKEWGASSLTRPEAAEAVCEKLFETTKAYLIADVPVGVLLSGGLDSTAVTAAATKGRPPESPLQSFSIGFDVLEHSELEFAQIAAETFGTLHRTRIVSQESLAEGLARTITLFDEPFAETSGLPTLAVSELAAKHVKVVLAGDGGDETLAGYFKYWRWLELAAQDRGSPALRKLIFDDVALNLLKPLAGLPKIQAVINLASLDVRGKDGVDRYGAIISPIKTYQKPKLLPDLAREFRGYDDYWHLRRYWRDDLDPLSRLQYVDLKTYLPDDILTKVDRASMAASLEARVPLLDHEWVELTASLPSEFRFRKAIFREALAGILPGPILSRRKKGFSSPMLNWQKVETRNGARLGGAALWAAQVYDTWQTARV; encoded by the coding sequence ATGTGCGGCATTTGCGGCCTGTGGCAACGAAACACGCCGGTGGATGAAACAACGCTCAGAGCAATGAGCGATCGGCAAGCGCATCGCGGCCCGGACGATTGGGGCGTGTATTGCAACGCCGACCGTCGCCTTGGCTTCGGCTTCCGGCGGCTGGCGATTATTGACCTCTCGCCCAGCGGCCACCAGCCGATGAGTAACGAGGATGGCAGTTTGTGGATCGTCTTCAACGGCGAAATCTACAACCATCCCACCTTGCGCCAGGAGTTGGTTCGCGCCGGGCACGAGTTCCGCTCGACCTCTGACACCGAGGTAATTCTGCATGGCTACGAAGAATGGGGCGAGGGCTTGCTCCAGCGTTTGCGGGGCATGTTTGCTTTTACTATCTGGAACGAATCCAATCAGAGCCTTTTCATTGCCCGCGACCGGCTTGGCATTAAGCCTTTGCACTATTATTGGGATGGTGAACGTTTCGCCTTCGCCAGCGAAATCAAATCACTGCTCACCCTGCCAAACCTGAAAACCGATCTGGATCACTCGGCGTTGTGGGATTACTTCACCTACCTCTACATTCCTACGCCCAAGACGGTCTACAAATTCATCCGCAAACTGCCGCCCGCCCACTTTCTCAAGTTCAACGGCCATGAGCCGGAAATAAAAGAATACTGGGATGTGAAAGAGTGGGGCGCTTCGTCTCTGACCCGGCCCGAGGCCGCCGAGGCCGTGTGTGAAAAGCTGTTTGAGACGACGAAAGCTTACCTCATCGCCGACGTGCCAGTGGGCGTCCTGCTCTCCGGCGGGCTGGACTCAACGGCGGTGACTGCGGCAGCAACAAAAGGGCGGCCACCCGAGTCGCCCTTACAGTCATTTTCGATTGGCTTCGATGTGCTTGAACACTCCGAACTGGAATTTGCCCAAATAGCCGCCGAAACCTTTGGCACGCTCCACCGGACTCGCATTGTGTCACAAGAGAGTCTGGCCGAGGGGCTGGCCCGAACGATCACTTTGTTCGACGAGCCGTTCGCCGAAACTTCGGGGTTGCCAACGCTGGCCGTCTCGGAGTTGGCTGCTAAGCACGTGAAGGTAGTGTTGGCCGGCGACGGCGGCGACGAAACGCTGGCCGGATACTTCAAATACTGGCGCTGGCTGGAGTTGGCGGCCCAGGATCGCGGCAGTCCGGCGCTGAGAAAGTTGATATTCGACGATGTGGCGTTGAACCTGCTGAAGCCGCTGGCCGGTCTGCCCAAGATACAGGCCGTCATCAACCTTGCCAGCCTTGACGTGCGCGGCAAAGATGGCGTAGACCGTTACGGCGCAATCATCAGCCCGATCAAAACTTATCAAAAGCCGAAACTCCTGCCCGACCTGGCCCGCGAGTTTCGCGGCTACGACGACTACTGGCACTTGCGCCGCTACTGGCGTGACGATCTTGATCCGCTCTCGCGCTTGCAATACGTTGACCTCAAGACTTATTTGCCGGATGACATTCTCACCAAAGTGGATCGGGCCAGCATGGCGGCTTCTCTTGAGGCTCGCGTTCCTTTGCTGGATCACGAGTGGGTGGAGTTGACGGCGTCCCTGCCCTCCGAATTTCGTTTCCGCAAAGCCATCTTTCGCGAAGCGTTGGCCGGCATCTTGCCCGGGCCGATCCTCAGCCGCCGCAAAAAAGGATTCTCGTCGCCGATGTTGAACTGGCAAAAGGTGGAGACTCGCAACGGAGCCAGGTTGGGCGGGGCGGCGCTGTGGGCGGCCCAGGTTTACGACACATGGCAAACAGCCCGCGTCTGA
- a CDS encoding glycosyltransferase family 4 protein encodes MANSPRLTYITTAAFPAPKASSVQVMQMCAAFAEVGALVKLVARQAATQINADVFAHYGLPPIFSFETRPLPRWPRPTDLLQAQAVFAEQGSDWICYSRIRDLTAPVLALARGAKAAVEVHGRPATLRERVMLKWIGRHPRGRLFTISEPLQDIYRRDYGLVTHVAPDAVDMSRFNPSLTTAQAREQLGLESGLWVVYVGGLYEGRGLESLFTAVSGLPVNLLIAGGRSPEEVAVWRERAESLGATRIRFEGYQPPARVPLYLFAADVLAMPYGKRVMTPSGEDIAEWISPMKLFEYLAARRPIVSSDLPVLRTVLAHEKNALLVGADDAVGLRAAIERVLRDPALANRLAAEAQQTARRYTWAERAKRILEMIGRDDTNRSS; translated from the coding sequence ATGGCAAACAGCCCGCGTCTGACGTACATCACCACCGCCGCCTTTCCGGCGCCGAAAGCGTCGTCGGTGCAGGTGATGCAAATGTGCGCCGCATTTGCCGAGGTTGGCGCTCTGGTAAAATTGGTGGCACGCCAGGCGGCAACACAAATTAACGCGGATGTATTTGCGCATTACGGCCTTCCGCCCATATTCAGCTTCGAGACCCGGCCATTGCCTCGCTGGCCGCGCCCCACCGATCTGCTTCAAGCTCAAGCCGTCTTCGCCGAACAAGGCTCCGATTGGATCTGCTATTCGCGCATTCGCGATCTAACAGCGCCAGTGCTGGCTCTGGCGCGCGGCGCAAAGGCGGCAGTGGAAGTGCATGGCCGCCCGGCGACGTTGCGCGAGCGAGTCATGTTGAAATGGATTGGCCGTCATCCGCGTGGGCGGCTGTTTACTATTTCCGAGCCGCTTCAGGACATTTACCGGCGCGATTACGGCCTGGTCACTCACGTCGCTCCCGATGCAGTGGACATGAGCCGGTTCAACCCGTCGCTGACGACTGCCCAGGCCCGAGAGCAGTTGGGATTGGAGTCGGGGCTGTGGGTGGTATACGTTGGCGGGTTGTACGAGGGGCGAGGGCTGGAGTCGCTCTTCACGGCAGTATCCGGCCTGCCCGTGAATCTGTTAATCGCAGGTGGGCGTTCCCCCGAAGAAGTTGCCGTCTGGCGCGAACGGGCGGAGTCTCTTGGAGCAACCCGTATTCGTTTTGAAGGCTACCAGCCGCCGGCGCGTGTGCCGCTCTACTTGTTTGCCGCCGACGTGCTGGCAATGCCTTACGGCAAACGGGTGATGACGCCGAGCGGTGAAGACATTGCCGAATGGATTTCGCCGATGAAGTTGTTTGAATACCTGGCCGCCCGCCGCCCGATCGTGTCCAGCGATTTGCCGGTTCTGCGCACCGTGCTGGCCCACGAGAAGAATGCTTTGCTCGTTGGGGCCGACGATGCGGTTGGACTGCGCGCGGCGATTGAGCGCGTTTTGCGCGACCCGGCTCTGGCTAATCGTTTAGCCGCCGAGGCTCAACAAACTGCCAGACGTTACACCTGGGCAGAGCGGGCAAAACGAATTTTGGAGATGATTGGACGTGACGACACAAACCGCTCCTCCTGA
- a CDS encoding NAD(P)-dependent oxidoreductase — protein sequence MMKILVTGGLGAVGAPLARELRGRGHEVWVCDLPHAEGPNYMRCDVGDYRQVQRVFNRVDFEFVYHLAAEFGRWNGEDYYEKVWQSNAIGTKNILRFQEERKFRMVFTSSSEVYGDWSGVMSEEVLMERPIRQMNDYAVSKWVNEMQIMNSADRFGTETVRVRLFNTYGPGEPYSEYRSVVCQFVYRALHDLPYTVYLDHHRTSSYIDDTVRTLANISERFKPGEVYNIAGDEYHDIKALSDMILNYLGKDDRQVKYVPLEAHNTRDKKTTTAKAVRDLGHVATVPLAVGIPRTIEWQKQVYKKQ from the coding sequence ATTATGAAGATTCTTGTAACAGGCGGCCTGGGCGCAGTCGGCGCACCGCTGGCGCGCGAACTTCGAGGGCGCGGCCACGAAGTGTGGGTCTGCGATTTGCCTCACGCCGAAGGCCCCAACTACATGCGCTGTGACGTGGGCGACTACCGCCAGGTTCAGCGCGTGTTCAACCGGGTTGACTTCGAGTTTGTCTACCACCTCGCCGCCGAGTTTGGCCGCTGGAACGGCGAGGACTACTACGAGAAAGTTTGGCAGTCCAATGCCATCGGCACTAAAAACATTCTTCGCTTTCAGGAAGAGCGCAAGTTTCGCATGGTCTTCACCAGCAGTTCCGAAGTGTACGGCGACTGGAGTGGGGTGATGAGCGAAGAGGTGCTGATGGAGCGCCCCATCCGCCAGATGAACGATTACGCCGTCTCCAAGTGGGTCAACGAAATGCAGATCATGAACTCGGCCGACCGCTTTGGAACCGAGACGGTGCGGGTGCGGCTCTTCAACACCTACGGGCCGGGCGAGCCGTACTCCGAGTATCGTAGCGTCGTCTGCCAATTCGTCTATCGCGCCCTGCATGACCTGCCCTACACCGTCTACCTGGATCATCACCGCACTTCATCCTATATTGACGATACCGTGCGCACCCTGGCCAACATCTCGGAACGCTTCAAGCCGGGCGAAGTCTATAACATCGCCGGCGACGAGTATCACGACATCAAGGCTTTGTCCGATATGATTTTGAATTATCTGGGCAAGGACGACCGGCAGGTGAAGTACGTGCCGCTGGAAGCGCACAACACTCGCGACAAGAAGACGACGACGGCCAAAGCCGTCCGCGATTTAGGCCATGTGGCGACGGTTCCGCTCGCGGTCGGCATCCCGCGCACTATCGAGTGGCAAAAACAAGTTTACAAAAAGCAATAA